AGTATTTCAATATATGCCCACGCATTAAACTGATAGGAGATTATTTTGTGCAGATTATAATGCTTGAAAATGCGAAGGCAACAACTGACACTGTTGATGCTTTGCGCTCTGGGTCATCTGCTGTCAAAGCTATTCAACAGTCCCTGTAAGAGTCCATCATCCCTCTGCATTTCAGTGGCATACCAAGGTGTAGGATTTCCATGTGCCAAAGGGCTCCACTTTACCATTTCTATTCTAAAATGAAAATTCGTCCCCAGTAGTTATTTGTGTCCACACTAGTTCAGGTTTGCTTAATTTCCCCTTCTTGTTTTCTTGAGCTTTTGCACCTTCCAAGCTTAACTAGACCCCGTTCATTGAAGGTTTCCATTTATAGTCATGACATGCGCACCCAGCAGCAATGGCCATACAGTCCATACATGTATAAGCTACCTGGCATAGATGCAGGAATGCAGCCCATTGGTTGCCGATAATATATCCATACCTGAATAGGCTGACATATGTGAATCCTTCCGCAGGAGTATTGATGACATTGAGAATGCAATCGAAGAGGCGAACGAGCATACGGAAAATATGAAACAGATACAGGATGCACTTGCTACACCATTCGGTGCTTCGGCTGAATTCGACGAGGTATGGGTTGGTTTATTTTTCCCTTTGCACTAGTTTACCAACGTTTACTGTCCGGTCCATACCGTCCATACCGTCaattttcaaagatgcatgacacCTTGCTCCTTTTCCGAATCAGGACGAGTTGGAGGCAGAACTGGAAGACCTCGAGGAGGAAGAACTGGACCTGGAGCTGCCTGAACCGCCGCGGGGGACACACGTGGCACCATCAACGTCGGCTGCCACTTCTCGACCGGCGGCTAGCGATTTCGCTGAACTGACCAAACTTCAAGCAGAGATGGCGCTTTAGGGATCTGCTATAAAAATACTGCGCGGCTAGCGATTTCGCTGAGCTGACCAAACTTCGAGCAAAGTTGGCGCTTTAGGGATCTGCTGTAAAAATACTGCGGTTTGGAGGGAATGCTGTCATTGAAACCTCAGAGGCTCACTGCCATCATTGCGGCGTGCATGTAAAATTCAGGCTATGTTGTAAGAGCATCCACCCCTGTTAATTTCCTGCATGATGTTTGGCCTCTATCTGCGTGCAATGTCCCCTACACGACCGTGGACACGCCCAGGCACGTGTTGGACGCAGCCGGGCCACCCTCGTACATCTCTTGCCCGGCAGTGGACTCTTCCTATCTGGCAGGCACATACCTCAAATTTGGATCGCAGGTCCATCATACATGTCATTGTCGCACCTGAATAATAAATGTTGGTGCCAAAAATACATTTGGTCTAATAGCCAACAACTTTGTGTATCCCGCACATTTGGTTCTTTCAGATACGCTGCTCCAAACACTTGCACCACACGTGCAGGCAAACCTCACAGTAGTTTTCAGGTATGTGCTCTCCTTCATTCAGACCATCTCACCGACGACATCGGCAGCAGTATCAAGTGCAAGCATCCGCAGTGCAGCCATGCATTTCTGCTTAGAGAAAAAAAAGATGGCCGCAACAATCCCTAATGAGCTTGAAGTAGTCATCGTGTACCTCCACTCCCTACACAACGCGCAAAAAACAATGGTTCGCGCATACGAAAACATCGACGAAACCATGGATTATCCGAAAAAGTTGGGTTCGGATCAAAATAATCCTTGTAGAGTAGCCATGCTCCGAAAACCCTATCTCTATTAATAACTCTCCCTTTGATTGAGCCCTTGAAGTTGAGAATATGCTCCACGTGCCGGTCCATTTCTTCTTGCATGACCATATCCACCTTTTCACTCGAATTCGACGAATCGAAGAACTCATTTTCAATCATTTTATCAAGCACTGTTGGTCCATACTCCTCGTCCGATGAAGCATCGGAATCCAATGTGTCGGTGCCTACGAATAAATAACAAAAAACCTGCCGGACAATGTGTTGAACACATAGAGCGCAAGGTGCAGGCCGAAAGTTGCTGGACATACCACGGTGGCTTTCGGGCCGGCGACGATGTCCGCGGCGGCGCgcgcggtgaaggaaatatgccctagaggcaataataaagttattatttattttcttatttcatgataaatgtttattattcatgctagaattgtattaaccggaaacttagtacatgtgtgaatacatagacaaacataatgtcactagtatgcctctacttgactagctcgttgaatcaaagattgttgtgtttcctaaccatagacatgagttgtcatttgattaacgagatcacatcattagagaatgatgtgattgacttgacccatttcgttagcttagcacttgatcgtttagtatgttgctattgctttcttcatgacttatacatgttcctatgactatgagattatgcaactcccgtttaccagaggaacactttgtgtgctaccaaacgtcacaacgtaactgggtgattataaaggtgctctacaggtgtctccgaaggtacttgttgagttcgcgtattttgagattaggatttgtcactccgattgtcggagaggtatctctgggccctctcggtaatgcacatcactataagccttgcaagcaatgtgactaatgagttagttgcgggatgatgcataacataacgagtaaagagacttgccaataacgagattgaactaggtattgagataccgacgatcgaatcttaggcaagtaacataccgatgacaaagggaacatcgtatgttgttatgcggtttgaccgataaagatcttcgtagaatatgtgggaaccaatatgagcatccaggttccactattggttattgactggagacgtgtctcggtcatgtctacatagttctcgaacccgtagggtccgcacgcttaaaattcGGTGACAATTTAtactatgagttatgtgttttgatgtaccgaaggtagtttggagtcccggatgagatcgggaacatgatgaggagtctcaaaatagtcgagacgtaaagatcgatatattggacgactatattcggacatcggaaaggttccgagtgattcgggtatttatcggagtaccggagagttacgggaattccccggggagtatatgggccttattgggctttaagggaaaaaagagagaggcagcccccccccccaaggcctagtccgaattggactagggggaggggctgcgccccctcctttcttctcttctcttttccctttccttgactcctactcctactacatggaaggggggaatcctactcccggtgggagtaggactccccagggcgcgccatagagagggccggcccctcccctcccctcatctcctcctttatatactgaggctaggggcaccccatgacacacaagttgatctattgatctctcagaccgtgtgcggtgcccccctccaccatattccacctcggtcatatcgtagcggtgcttagtcgaagccctgcgtcggtagcaacatcatcaccgtcatcacgcctcgtgctgacggaactctcccgtgaag
Above is a window of Triticum dicoccoides isolate Atlit2015 ecotype Zavitan chromosome 5B, WEW_v2.0, whole genome shotgun sequence DNA encoding:
- the LOC119308439 gene encoding vacuolar protein sorting-associated protein 32 homolog 2-like, translating into MLKKLISKTKSKKKKEAASSSLPTLDRLHETLEMLEKKERLLQKKSSAEIEKAKDYTKAKNKNAAIQCLKKKKLYETQIEQLSNFQLRVHDQIIMLENAKATTDTVDALRSGSSAVKAIQQSLSIDDIENAIEEANEHTENMKQIQDALATPFGASAEFDEDELEAELEDLEEEELDLELPEPPRGTHVAPSTSAATSRPAASDFAELTKLQAEMAL